From Sphingobium sp. RAC03, a single genomic window includes:
- a CDS encoding LacI family DNA-binding transcriptional regulator — translation MTSIHDVAALAKVSIKTVSRVVNDAPNVSAELRERVQAAVRELGYRPNQSARRLAGGRSFMIAYLYSNPAPGYISGIQSGAAARCRELGYHLVVEPISPGGEERFDVLDRLVAALRPDGVLLVPPLSDDAAMLARLAELRLPCARIAGSVVGAGFNIHTPERAAGRMVADHLIAHGHRRIGIITPPAKHRSALRRVEGFRDGLTAAAVPVDESLFVDGGFTFASGIAAGEALLALPEPPSAIFATNDDMALGVLTLAHQIGLRVPEDLSVVGFDDTPASLTSWPPLTTVRQPLEDMGRAVIDALASGPEDAPEFLFTLMERKSSGPKPG, via the coding sequence ATGACCAGCATCCACGACGTCGCCGCCCTCGCCAAAGTTTCGATCAAGACGGTGTCGCGCGTCGTCAACGATGCCCCCAATGTCAGTGCCGAATTGCGCGAGCGAGTGCAGGCGGCGGTGCGCGAACTGGGCTATCGGCCCAACCAGTCGGCGCGGCGTTTGGCGGGCGGGCGGTCGTTCATGATCGCCTATCTCTACAGCAATCCCGCGCCCGGTTACATCAGCGGCATCCAGTCGGGGGCCGCCGCGCGTTGCCGGGAGTTGGGTTATCATCTGGTCGTGGAACCCATTTCGCCGGGCGGCGAGGAGCGGTTCGATGTGCTCGACCGACTGGTGGCGGCCTTGCGCCCCGATGGCGTCTTGCTGGTGCCGCCCTTGTCCGATGATGCAGCGATGCTTGCGCGCCTCGCCGAGTTGCGCCTGCCCTGTGCGCGTATCGCGGGGTCGGTGGTCGGGGCGGGCTTCAATATCCACACGCCCGAACGTGCCGCCGGACGCATGGTCGCGGACCATCTGATCGCCCATGGCCATCGCCGGATCGGCATCATCACGCCGCCTGCCAAGCACCGGTCGGCCTTGCGCCGGGTCGAAGGGTTTCGCGACGGGCTGACCGCAGCGGCGGTGCCCGTCGACGAGAGTCTGTTCGTCGACGGCGGCTTTACTTTTGCATCGGGCATTGCGGCGGGCGAGGCCTTGCTGGCCCTGCCTGAGCCGCCAAGCGCGATCTTTGCCACCAATGACGATATGGCGCTGGGCGTGCTGACGCTGGCGCATCAGATCGGTTTGCGGGTGCCGGAAGATCTTTCGGTGGTCGGCTTCGACGATACCCCGGCCAGCCTGACATCCTGGCCGCCGCTGACGACCGTGCGCCAACCGCTGGAGGATATGGGCCGCGCCGTCATCGACGCACTCGCCAGCGGCCCGGAGGATGCGCCGGAATTTCTGTTCACGCTGATGGAACGGAAGAGTTCGGGGCCGAAGCCGGGCTGA
- a CDS encoding retron St85 family RNA-directed DNA polymerase — protein MSDLVNLFVAESGMAHDDVLRIIRSAPQRYKVFSIPKRSGGTREIAQPARELKVLQRVLVDSILCNLPVHSAATAYRKGRSILDNAIPHKGGLPILKLDFENFFPSIVADDWINYCNDHDIFDNNDRLMSAKILFRRAKGERILKLSIGAPSSPIVSNILMFEFDTLVTESANKRRLNYTRYADDMTFSGQRAGMLKDMVKEVASAARSVSYPRLNLNRSKTTFVTAATRRSVTGVVLSNDGEVGIGHQRKRIISAKVHYSTQGKLNIDQLRTLAGELAFINVVEPAFLSWLSAKYGEPAIEKIKHLEI, from the coding sequence ATGAGTGATCTAGTAAATTTGTTCGTTGCTGAAAGTGGCATGGCTCACGATGACGTCTTGCGGATCATCAGGAGTGCGCCTCAACGGTACAAGGTTTTTTCGATACCAAAACGATCTGGGGGGACTAGAGAGATCGCCCAACCCGCGAGGGAACTGAAAGTTCTACAACGGGTGTTGGTTGATTCTATCCTATGTAATTTGCCCGTTCACTCGGCAGCGACGGCATATCGGAAGGGGCGCTCGATTCTCGACAATGCGATCCCTCATAAGGGTGGCCTGCCGATACTGAAATTGGACTTTGAGAATTTTTTCCCATCCATTGTTGCAGATGATTGGATTAATTATTGCAATGATCACGATATTTTCGATAATAATGATCGTCTAATGTCGGCGAAAATACTATTTCGGCGCGCAAAAGGGGAAAGAATACTGAAGTTATCGATAGGGGCGCCATCGTCGCCTATTGTTTCCAATATTTTGATGTTTGAATTTGATACGCTCGTTACCGAATCGGCAAATAAGAGACGTCTAAATTATACCCGTTATGCAGATGATATGACATTTTCTGGGCAGCGTGCGGGAATGCTTAAAGATATGGTGAAAGAGGTTGCGAGTGCTGCGCGATCAGTTTCATATCCTCGACTTAACTTAAATCGTTCTAAGACGACATTCGTTACTGCTGCCACAAGGAGGTCCGTAACCGGCGTCGTTTTATCGAATGATGGCGAGGTTGGAATTGGCCACCAGCGGAAAAGAATTATTTCTGCGAAGGTCCATTATTCGACGCAAGGAAAATTGAACATTGACCAGTTGCGCACATTGGCGGGAGAACTGGCATTTATAAATGTGGTAGAACCAGCATTTTTATCTTGGCTAAGTGCAAAATACGGCGAACCCGCCATTGAAAAAATCAAGCACCTTGAAATCTAG
- a CDS encoding methyltransferase domain-containing protein, which translates to MGGLSSIARKRRAFAENSSFLDGRFLELGAFDNPMFRKEDGDNVKYVDWHSKAELIELSKTSPNRDISKIVDVDYIIKSNELSKAIGDKFDLVCASHVIEHIPDMCRWFEELSALLTPRGQIFLAIPDKRYTFDFFRQISRATEFVRAYREKLVIPSMWQLADHFYYHQKVNVAEIWAGKNPAFFQPRFSLAHALDLAERKSSSYTDAHCWVFTSDTFCQLIDDLRSSGIVNLEVTNIQHPLEQTNEFMVMLRKTPT; encoded by the coding sequence ATGGGCGGATTAAGCTCGATTGCGCGAAAACGCCGGGCATTTGCAGAAAATTCCTCTTTCCTAGATGGCCGGTTTCTCGAATTAGGTGCGTTCGACAATCCCATGTTCCGCAAGGAGGATGGGGATAACGTCAAATATGTCGATTGGCACAGCAAGGCGGAACTGATCGAACTGTCCAAGACCAGTCCGAACCGCGATATTTCAAAAATCGTCGATGTCGATTACATTATAAAAAGCAACGAACTATCAAAAGCGATCGGCGATAAATTCGATCTGGTTTGTGCCAGTCATGTGATCGAACATATACCCGATATGTGTCGGTGGTTCGAAGAATTGAGCGCGTTACTGACGCCGCGAGGCCAGATATTCCTCGCCATTCCCGACAAGAGATACACATTTGATTTTTTCCGGCAGATCAGCCGGGCGACCGAATTCGTGCGAGCCTATCGGGAAAAACTCGTCATCCCCAGCATGTGGCAATTGGCCGACCATTTCTATTATCATCAGAAGGTGAATGTCGCCGAGATATGGGCGGGTAAAAATCCGGCGTTTTTTCAGCCACGCTTCAGTTTGGCGCACGCTTTGGATCTGGCTGAAAGAAAATCCAGTTCCTATACGGACGCCCATTGTTGGGTATTTACATCGGATACATTCTGCCAGTTGATCGATGACCTTCGCAGCAGCGGGATCGTCAATCTTGAGGTGACGAATATCCAGCATCCGCTGGAACAGACCAATGAATTCATGGTCATGCTGCGCAAGACGCCGACCTAA
- a CDS encoding EF-hand domain-containing protein — translation MIRKFFGTVALGSLFVGGLAASHVAFAQPGDGPGRGGRGGGMMRMADTNKDGTITKAELTAGLEARFAKMDIDKDGKLTQADRDAMRAQRLDMRFAKLDTDKNGQISKAEMAAAQEAKAEKRAEAGKPGGPEGRHWGGRHHGGPGKGGKMMGGRGDANKDGTVTKAEFMAGPMAMFDKADANKDGQVTADEIKAARQAMRSAWKDRKAAAPSAN, via the coding sequence ATGATCCGCAAGTTTTTTGGAACCGTCGCGCTCGGCTCGCTCTTTGTCGGCGGCCTCGCTGCGTCGCACGTCGCTTTCGCCCAGCCGGGCGATGGTCCCGGTCGTGGTGGCCGTGGTGGTGGCATGATGAGGATGGCCGACACCAACAAGGATGGCACGATCACGAAGGCGGAACTGACCGCCGGGCTGGAAGCGCGCTTCGCCAAGATGGATATCGACAAGGACGGCAAGCTGACCCAGGCCGATCGCGATGCGATGCGCGCCCAGCGACTCGACATGCGCTTTGCCAAGCTGGACACCGACAAGAACGGCCAGATCAGTAAGGCGGAAATGGCCGCCGCGCAGGAGGCCAAGGCAGAAAAGCGCGCCGAAGCGGGCAAGCCCGGCGGGCCGGAAGGTCGCCATTGGGGCGGTCGCCATCATGGCGGCCCCGGCAAGGGCGGCAAGATGATGGGCGGTCGCGGCGACGCCAACAAGGATGGCACCGTGACCAAGGCCGAATTCATGGCCGGACCTATGGCCATGTTCGACAAGGCCGACGCCAATAAGGATGGCCAGGTGACCGCCGACGAAATCAAGGCCGCGCGTCAGGCGATGCGTAGCGCCTGGAAGGACCGCAAGGCCGCCGCTCCGTCCGCCAACTGA
- a CDS encoding response regulator encodes MSEKPHLLLVDDERSIREPLAQYLSRNGFRVTAVDSAAEARIRLNANAIDMVILDIMMPGEDGLSLCRHIRETSEIPVILLTARTEETDRIVGLEMGADDYVLKPFSPRELVARIKVIFRRVATGGQRVTAPDGANYSFAGWLLKTQERTLVDSEGVSLPLSTAEYNLMLAFATRPNSVLSRDQLLDITQGREANAFDRAIDNQISRLRKKIEPDPKNPTLIKTVWGGGYTLSADVRKL; translated from the coding sequence ATGAGCGAAAAACCCCATCTCCTGCTCGTCGATGACGAGCGTTCGATCCGCGAGCCGCTGGCGCAATATCTGTCGCGCAACGGCTTTCGCGTCACCGCCGTCGACAGCGCGGCGGAGGCACGCATTCGCCTCAACGCCAATGCGATCGATATGGTGATCCTCGACATCATGATGCCGGGCGAGGATGGGCTGTCGCTCTGCCGCCACATTCGCGAGACCAGCGAAATCCCCGTCATCCTGCTCACGGCCCGCACCGAAGAAACCGACCGTATCGTGGGCCTCGAAATGGGCGCGGACGATTATGTCCTCAAACCCTTCTCTCCGCGCGAACTGGTCGCCCGGATCAAGGTGATCTTCCGCCGCGTCGCCACCGGTGGCCAGCGGGTGACTGCGCCGGACGGCGCCAATTACAGTTTTGCCGGATGGCTGCTCAAGACGCAGGAGCGCACGCTGGTCGATAGTGAGGGCGTATCGCTGCCGCTGTCTACGGCGGAATATAATCTGATGCTGGCCTTTGCCACCCGCCCCAATTCGGTGCTGAGCCGCGACCAGCTGCTCGACATCACCCAGGGACGCGAGGCCAACGCCTTCGACCGCGCGATCGACAATCAGATCAGCCGCCTGCGCAAGAAGATCGAGCCTGATCCCAAGAATCCGACGCTGATCAAGACCGTATGGGGTGGGGGCTACACGCTCTCCGCAGACGTGCGCAAACTGTGA
- a CDS encoding DUF4169 family protein: MGDVINLRQARKAKARDDKAQQAEANRAKFGRTKAQRQADDTQRARQEAAVDAAYREDRTPE, translated from the coding sequence ATGGGTGACGTGATCAATCTGCGCCAGGCGCGCAAAGCCAAGGCGCGGGACGACAAGGCCCAGCAGGCCGAGGCCAACCGCGCCAAATTCGGCCGCACCAAGGCGCAGCGACAGGCGGATGACACCCAGCGCGCGCGGCAGGAGGCTGCGGTCGACGCGGCCTATCGGGAGGATCGCACCCCCGAATAA
- a CDS encoding helix-turn-helix domain-containing protein, whose amino-acid sequence MAELTDRKLYLGPKLRVLRRELGLNQTRMAEELGVSPSYLNHLERNQRPLTAQMLLRLANTYDIDIRDFTATPAEGGPGELSEILSDALVRDIGIARDEVLEVAENYPGVSEALARFYRALTDLRRLPGEAVAGARGPAPLVAPVDWLREMIARAGNHFAEIDAGAESLAATMSDDPALLQAELRARLKDRHGMAVQVVRADVLAGTLRHYDMHRRRLMLNERLPASGRLFAIAYHLCAQELAEAIAAQVARAAPPDEDSRRIATMALTNYAAAALIMPYDRFRQACEQSRHDLALLRDRFGVSTEQLAHRLTSLGRTGARGIPFFMVKMDRAGLVSKRFDGEAWPFARYGGACPRWDAYDAAASDTVAYQLIETLDGRRFVTLAMGIAGAPGARGRSVIAIGCEAKHGGRIVHADGIDPDKDGATEVGPTCPLCERRACADRTLPPVTRALDLHSYERTVAPFPFRRV is encoded by the coding sequence ATGGCAGAGCTGACCGATCGCAAACTCTATCTTGGCCCCAAATTGCGCGTGCTGCGCCGGGAACTGGGCCTCAACCAGACGCGCATGGCCGAGGAATTGGGGGTTTCTCCCAGCTATCTCAATCATTTGGAGCGCAACCAGCGGCCACTGACGGCACAAATGCTGCTGCGGCTGGCCAATACTTATGACATCGATATTCGTGACTTTACCGCGACTCCGGCCGAGGGTGGTCCCGGCGAACTCAGCGAAATTTTGTCCGATGCGCTGGTGCGGGACATTGGGATCGCGCGCGACGAGGTGCTGGAGGTCGCGGAAAATTATCCGGGCGTGTCCGAAGCGCTCGCCCGATTCTATCGCGCGCTGACCGATTTGCGGCGCTTGCCGGGCGAGGCGGTCGCGGGCGCGCGCGGCCCGGCGCCGCTGGTTGCGCCGGTGGACTGGTTGCGCGAGATGATCGCGCGGGCGGGCAATCATTTCGCGGAGATCGATGCGGGGGCGGAGAGCCTGGCCGCGACGATGAGCGACGATCCGGCGCTGTTGCAGGCGGAATTGCGCGCGCGGTTGAAGGACCGGCATGGCATGGCGGTGCAGGTGGTGCGCGCCGATGTGCTGGCGGGGACGCTGCGCCATTATGACATGCACCGGCGGCGGTTGATGCTGAACGAGCGGCTGCCAGCGTCCGGGCGGCTGTTCGCCATCGCCTATCATCTGTGCGCGCAGGAACTGGCCGAGGCGATCGCGGCGCAGGTCGCGCGGGCCGCGCCGCCCGACGAAGATAGCCGCCGCATCGCCACTATGGCGCTGACCAACTATGCCGCCGCGGCGCTGATCATGCCCTATGATCGGTTCCGCCAGGCGTGCGAGCAGAGCCGCCACGACCTGGCCCTGCTGCGCGACCGGTTCGGGGTGTCGACCGAACAGCTGGCCCATCGGCTGACCAGCCTGGGGCGCACGGGGGCGCGGGGCATCCCCTTCTTCATGGTCAAGATGGACCGGGCGGGGCTGGTGTCCAAGCGGTTCGATGGCGAGGCCTGGCCCTTTGCCCGCTATGGCGGGGCGTGTCCGCGCTGGGACGCGTATGACGCGGCGGCGAGCGACACGGTGGCGTACCAGTTGATCGAGACGCTGGACGGGCGGCGCTTCGTCACGCTGGCGATGGGGATAGCGGGCGCACCGGGCGCGCGCGGCCGATCAGTGATCGCGATCGGGTGCGAGGCGAAACATGGGGGGCGGATCGTCCATGCCGACGGCATCGACCCGGACAAGGACGGCGCGACGGAGGTGGGGCCGACCTGCCCGCTATGCGAACGGCGCGCCTGCGCGGACCGGACCCTGCCGCCGGTGACGCGGGCGCTGGATTTGCACAGCTATGAGCGGACGGTCGCGCCGTTTCCGTTTCGGCGGGTTTGA
- a CDS encoding argininosuccinate synthase, with protein sequence MSDKINRIVLAFSGGLDTSVILKWLQQTYQCEVVTFTADLGQGEELEPARAKARLMGVKEEHIFIDDLREEFVADYVFPMMRSNALYEGLYLLGTSIARPLIAKRQIEIAKMVGADAVSHGATGKGNDQVRFELGYYALSPDIKVIAPWREWDLTSRTKLIEFAEKNQIPIAKDKRGESPFSTDANMLHTSSEGKVLEDPWDEVPDYVYSRTVNPEDAPDAPEYITIDFERGDGVAINGVAMSPATLLETLNDYGRKHGIGRLDLVENRFVGMKSRGMYETPGGTIYHLAHRGIEQVTLDRGAAHLKDELAPRYAELIYNGFWFSPEREMLQAAIDHSQEKVTGTVRLKLYKGGVYIVGRKSPHSLYSEKVVTFEDDAGAYDQRDAAGFIKLNALRLRLLGRRDQ encoded by the coding sequence ATGTCTGACAAGATCAACCGCATCGTCCTCGCCTTTTCCGGTGGCCTCGACACCAGCGTGATCCTGAAATGGCTGCAACAGACCTATCAATGCGAAGTAGTGACCTTCACCGCCGATCTGGGGCAGGGCGAGGAACTGGAGCCGGCCCGTGCCAAGGCGCGGCTGATGGGCGTCAAGGAAGAGCATATCTTCATCGACGACCTGCGCGAAGAGTTCGTGGCGGACTATGTGTTCCCGATGATGCGCTCCAACGCGCTCTATGAAGGCCTCTATCTGCTCGGCACGTCGATCGCCCGGCCGCTGATCGCCAAGCGCCAGATCGAGATCGCCAAGATGGTCGGCGCCGATGCCGTCAGCCATGGCGCGACGGGCAAGGGCAATGACCAGGTCCGCTTTGAACTCGGCTATTACGCCCTCTCGCCCGACATCAAGGTGATCGCGCCGTGGCGCGAATGGGATTTGACCAGCCGCACCAAGCTGATCGAGTTCGCCGAAAAGAACCAGATCCCGATCGCCAAGGACAAGCGTGGCGAAAGCCCCTTTTCGACCGATGCGAACATGCTGCACACCTCGTCCGAGGGCAAGGTGCTGGAAGATCCGTGGGATGAAGTCCCCGATTATGTTTATTCGCGCACGGTGAACCCGGAGGACGCGCCCGACGCGCCCGAATATATCACCATTGATTTTGAGCGCGGCGACGGCGTCGCGATCAACGGTGTCGCCATGAGCCCCGCGACCCTGCTCGAAACGCTGAACGATTATGGCCGCAAGCACGGCATCGGCCGTCTCGATCTCGTCGAAAACCGCTTCGTCGGCATGAAATCGCGCGGCATGTATGAAACGCCGGGCGGCACCATCTATCATCTCGCCCATCGCGGCATCGAGCAGGTGACGCTGGATCGCGGCGCGGCGCATCTGAAGGACGAACTCGCCCCGCGCTATGCCGAACTCATCTATAACGGCTTCTGGTTCTCGCCGGAGCGTGAGATGCTGCAGGCGGCGATCGACCATAGCCAGGAAAAGGTCACCGGTACGGTTCGCCTCAAACTCTACAAGGGCGGCGTCTATATCGTCGGCCGCAAGTCGCCACACTCGCTCTACAGCGAGAAGGTCGTGACGTTCGAGGACGATGCCGGTGCCTATGACCAGCGCGACGCGGCCGGCTTCATCAAGCTGAACGCCCTGCGCCTGCGCCTGCTCGGCCGACGCGACCAGTAA
- a CDS encoding flagellar motor protein MotB — protein MAGDKKRGANEPEPRPIIVKKIIVEGHGGHHGGAWKVAYADFVTAMMAFFLLMWLLGATTEKQRKALADYFTPTLVELKMASAGSTGLMGGDSIMGKENYPTTGGQGNLSITIPRDASGTKDQGGKAMRAADRQKFESIKKKLEAQMMRKGLEKLRKHVRFTETREGLRIDLIDEADFAMFAMGTDRLVPQARALISEVATALQTMPNLLIVRGHTDGLPYAAGRTMNNWLLSSSRAESTRKALADSGIGNARFARIEGVADREPFIKGDSYDPRNRRMSIILGWTRGGDGAEDADMDAETKAAIKERDDPVRVATEQARKLDMGGTALPSGAALINPSAAGTSSKPGQH, from the coding sequence GTGGCGGGGGACAAGAAACGCGGCGCGAACGAGCCCGAACCACGGCCGATCATCGTCAAGAAGATCATCGTGGAGGGCCATGGCGGTCATCATGGCGGTGCATGGAAGGTCGCCTATGCCGATTTCGTGACGGCGATGATGGCGTTTTTCCTGCTGATGTGGCTGCTGGGCGCGACCACGGAAAAGCAGCGCAAGGCGCTGGCCGACTATTTCACGCCGACTCTGGTCGAACTCAAGATGGCCTCGGCTGGCTCCACCGGGCTGATGGGTGGCGACTCCATCATGGGCAAGGAAAATTACCCGACCACTGGGGGCCAGGGTAATTTGTCGATCACCATACCCAGGGACGCGAGCGGCACCAAGGACCAGGGCGGCAAGGCGATGCGCGCCGCCGACCGGCAGAAGTTCGAATCGATCAAGAAAAAGCTGGAAGCGCAGATGATGCGCAAGGGGTTGGAAAAGCTGCGCAAACATGTGCGGTTCACCGAGACGCGCGAGGGATTACGCATCGACCTGATCGACGAAGCCGATTTTGCGATGTTCGCGATGGGCACCGACCGGCTGGTGCCCCAGGCCCGCGCGCTGATCAGCGAAGTCGCCACCGCGCTGCAGACCATGCCCAACCTGCTGATCGTGCGCGGCCATACCGATGGCTTGCCCTATGCGGCGGGACGGACGATGAACAATTGGCTGCTGTCATCCAGCCGCGCCGAATCGACGCGCAAGGCGCTGGCCGACAGCGGCATCGGCAACGCCCGCTTCGCCCGGATCGAGGGCGTCGCCGACCGCGAACCCTTCATCAAGGGCGACAGCTATGACCCGCGCAACCGGCGCATGTCGATCATCCTGGGCTGGACCCGTGGCGGCGACGGTGCGGAGGATGCGGACATGGACGCAGAGACCAAGGCCGCGATCAAGGAACGCGACGATCCGGTGCGCGTCGCCACGGAGCAGGCCAGGAAGCTCGACATGGGCGGCACCGCGCTGCCAAGCGGCGCGGCGCTGATCAACCCGTCAGCGGCGGGAACGTCAAGCAAGCCGGGTCAGCATTGA
- a CDS encoding LysR family transcriptional regulator: MDTPSLRQLDLFAQMVAAGNLARCANDMGLSAEEIARDLASLEMRLGYRLFEDLEGAARLTPAGRKTAEAMTLLSQDKADDWDRPAPAAVAAAPMPPPAPIAAEPPRRTIMLAAPAPVFGHLQDALAAFEAANEDVAIALDLHVQSAADADAALKRGRADIAYFYALEAPADFPSRYGWSEPVNIYAGADHPFARSQSVSRADLAAAPMLAMERDNAMRAVIEAALAKRKVRSGPVALESDNMAAIMAALRDSVGLFAAFGPLARDLGRMEGIKRIALDMPLPAVEIRQAVRPDAAETPAVEALADFLFL, encoded by the coding sequence ATGGACACACCATCCCTGCGCCAGTTGGATCTTTTTGCGCAGATGGTGGCGGCGGGGAATTTGGCGCGTTGTGCCAATGACATGGGGCTGTCGGCCGAAGAGATTGCGCGCGACCTGGCATCGTTGGAAATGCGGCTGGGCTATCGCTTGTTCGAGGATCTGGAGGGCGCGGCGCGGTTGACCCCGGCCGGACGCAAGACGGCCGAGGCGATGACGTTGCTGTCGCAGGACAAGGCGGATGATTGGGACCGCCCGGCTCCCGCTGCCGTGGCCGCTGCCCCGATGCCGCCCCCTGCCCCTATTGCCGCCGAGCCGCCGCGCCGCACCATCATGCTGGCCGCGCCCGCGCCGGTGTTCGGCCATTTGCAGGACGCCTTGGCAGCGTTCGAGGCGGCGAACGAGGACGTGGCGATCGCGCTCGACCTGCATGTCCAGTCGGCGGCGGATGCGGATGCGGCGCTCAAAAGGGGGCGCGCCGACATCGCCTATTTCTATGCACTGGAAGCACCAGCGGATTTTCCGTCGCGCTATGGCTGGTCGGAGCCGGTCAATATATATGCGGGGGCGGATCATCCATTTGCACGGTCGCAGAGCGTATCGCGCGCCGATCTGGCCGCAGCGCCGATGCTGGCGATGGAGCGCGATAACGCCATGCGCGCGGTGATCGAGGCGGCGCTGGCCAAGCGCAAGGTCCGGTCGGGGCCGGTGGCGTTAGAAAGCGACAATATGGCGGCGATCATGGCGGCCCTGCGGGACAGTGTAGGCCTGTTCGCGGCCTTCGGTCCGCTGGCGCGTGATCTGGGCCGGATGGAGGGCATCAAGCGGATCGCGCTCGACATGCCCCTGCCCGCAGTCGAGATTCGCCAGGCGGTGCGGCCCGATGCCGCGGAAACCCCGGCGGTCGAGGCGCTGGCGGACTTTCTCTTCTTGTAA
- a CDS encoding sensor histidine kinase has product MKRLRLWPQSLVGQIIALVALALFVAQAINFGLLYRERIRLQLTAQTAPAVYRVVDALDNRPDRPGPARMRARFVQGAPQLTGEARPDIEKRAAAMFEDIGLRILTVRVVQDDALMPMRRWERIRVRADGERPHDHRVERLTLAAEYEPGKWVVTQARSGDRPARFGGWLIGQTLILYVIVLLPLLWIGSRLARPLKQLTGSAQQFARTGAADAVDERGPGDVRDLTMAFNAMRSRIIAMLDEKDRMLGAIGHDLRTPLASLRVRAESVEDDAERARMSETIDEMNRMLEDILSLARAGRSTESVQKVDLAALADAVVEDFIELESPVDMTESDRAVAFVRPQQIRRALRNLIENAIVYGERAHVSVVREAGAIRLVVADDGPGIAEDRMEEMLEPFTRLEGSRNRETGGAGLGLALVRAIMAEHQGELRLTNRAEGGLEASLVLPA; this is encoded by the coding sequence GTGAAGCGCCTCCGCCTCTGGCCGCAAAGCCTGGTCGGACAGATCATCGCGCTCGTCGCGCTGGCGCTGTTCGTGGCGCAGGCGATCAATTTCGGCCTGCTCTATCGCGAACGCATCCGGCTGCAATTGACCGCGCAGACCGCGCCCGCCGTCTATCGCGTGGTCGATGCGCTCGACAATCGCCCCGACCGGCCCGGCCCGGCGCGGATGCGGGCGCGCTTCGTGCAGGGCGCGCCGCAACTGACCGGCGAAGCCCGCCCGGACATTGAAAAGCGGGCGGCGGCGATGTTCGAGGATATCGGCCTGCGCATCCTGACCGTGCGCGTGGTGCAGGACGACGCGCTGATGCCGATGCGCCGCTGGGAACGGATTCGCGTGCGCGCCGATGGCGAGCGGCCACATGATCACCGGGTCGAGCGGCTGACGCTGGCGGCCGAATATGAGCCGGGCAAATGGGTCGTCACGCAAGCCCGCAGCGGCGATCGTCCGGCCCGCTTTGGCGGCTGGCTGATAGGCCAGACCCTCATTCTCTATGTCATCGTCCTCCTGCCACTGCTCTGGATCGGCAGCCGTCTCGCCCGCCCCCTGAAGCAACTGACCGGATCGGCGCAGCAATTCGCCCGTACCGGCGCGGCGGATGCCGTGGACGAGCGCGGCCCCGGCGACGTGCGCGACCTTACCATGGCGTTCAACGCCATGCGGTCGCGCATCATCGCCATGCTGGACGAAAAGGACCGAATGCTGGGCGCGATCGGCCATGATCTGCGCACGCCGCTCGCTTCGCTGCGGGTCCGCGCCGAATCGGTCGAGGATGATGCCGAACGCGCACGCATGTCCGAAACCATCGATGAGATGAACCGGATGCTGGAGGATATCCTCTCGCTCGCCCGCGCTGGACGCAGCACGGAATCGGTGCAGAAAGTCGATCTTGCCGCGCTCGCCGATGCCGTGGTCGAGGATTTCATCGAGCTGGAATCGCCCGTCGACATGACCGAAAGCGACCGCGCCGTCGCCTTCGTGCGCCCCCAACAGATCCGCCGTGCCCTACGCAACCTCATCGAAAACGCCATCGTCTATGGCGAACGCGCCCATGTGTCGGTGGTGCGCGAAGCCGGGGCGATACGCCTCGTCGTCGCCGATGATGGCCCCGGCATCGCCGAGGACCGGATGGAAGAAATGCTCGAACCCTTCACCCGCTTGGAAGGCTCCCGCAATCGCGAGACGGGCGGGGCGGGACTGGGCCTCGCGCTGGTCCGCGCGATCATGGCCGAACATCAAGGCGAACTGCGCCTCACCAACCGCGCAGAGGGCGGGCTGGAAGCGAGTTTGGTGCTGCCTGCTTAG